In a single window of the Streptococcus salivarius genome:
- a CDS encoding Cas9 inhibitor AcrIIA9 family protein: MTDKIKIDAFDRFMAVSHFDDEMAEAHTPTEDAIHNWIVDHQEDDELISGILTHLDRTIKNAMRYCIRKASKSDYKNGQGAMVDDDTVFSWVKEYFTAEEVEIGSVFGRMSTGSKKPTKNPKKKSQTKKKTPKVETKSVVGKMTTGSKESTKKPKKKQTKKTPKTKKMPKEVGEQLDLFSDLSIEEGEF, encoded by the coding sequence ATGACAGATAAAATTAAGATTGATGCTTTTGACCGCTTCATGGCAGTAAGCCATTTTGATGATGAAATGGCAGAAGCTCACACCCCGACTGAGGATGCTATTCATAATTGGATAGTTGATCATCAAGAGGATGATGAGCTGATTTCTGGAATCCTCACACACCTTGATCGTACGATTAAGAATGCTATGCGTTACTGCATCAGAAAAGCCAGTAAATCTGACTATAAAAATGGTCAAGGGGCCATGGTTGATGATGATACGGTCTTTTCTTGGGTTAAGGAGTATTTTACTGCGGAAGAAGTAGAAATAGGTTCTGTTTTTGGTAGGATGTCTACTGGTAGTAAGAAACCAACAAAAAATCCAAAAAAGAAGAGCCAAACTAAAAAGAAAACCCCTAAAGTTGAGACTAAATCAGTAGTAGGTAAAATGACTACTGGTAGCAAAGAATCAACCAAGAAGCCTAAAAAGAAACAGACTAAAAAGACCCCAAAAACAAAGAAAATGCCTAAAGAGGTTGGGGAACAGTTAGATCTTTTTTCAGATTTATCTATTGAAGAAGGGGAATTTTAA
- a CDS encoding ATPase, T2SS/T4P/T4SS family: protein MITYIKQAFKKAIDNNIQDITFFPHGEEYEVAFRKAGVKQVYDHISSEDADVLFNHIKVMADMIVIEKRRGQLGTCDYPLDDGRVITIKISTVGDFRGLETMAIRLLDCINGDEHRVSLRDFDFDSSLENVLEQVRIPGLHVITGCPGVGKTTLAYLILAEAFKEGQVMTIERHVEIKDVSFGQLQVNEVNRMDYDALVTLVPRFNPNVLFIGEANTQEEVEAVLKAVAAGLSVVTTAYQDDFLIPHDVLEMKQGQDGKRNVALVK, encoded by the coding sequence ATGATTACTTACATTAAACAGGCTTTTAAAAAAGCTATCGATAACAATATCCAAGATATTACCTTCTTCCCACATGGTGAAGAATACGAGGTAGCATTTAGAAAAGCTGGTGTCAAACAGGTCTATGACCACATTTCATCAGAAGATGCGGATGTTCTATTTAATCATATAAAAGTTATGGCTGATATGATTGTAATCGAAAAACGGCGTGGGCAACTAGGTACTTGTGACTATCCGTTGGATGATGGTAGAGTTATCACCATCAAGATATCAACGGTAGGCGATTTTCGAGGTCTAGAAACGATGGCTATACGACTATTAGATTGTATCAATGGGGATGAGCATCGAGTTTCTTTGCGTGACTTTGATTTTGATAGTAGCTTGGAAAACGTACTTGAACAAGTACGCATTCCGGGCTTACACGTCATTACTGGTTGTCCAGGTGTTGGTAAAACGACTTTAGCCTACTTGATACTTGCTGAAGCTTTTAAAGAAGGGCAAGTAATGACAATTGAAAGACATGTCGAAATTAAGGATGTATCTTTTGGCCAGCTACAAGTCAATGAGGTTAACCGTATGGACTATGATGCTCTGGTCACTTTAGTCCCACGCTTTAATCCTAATGTCTTGTTTATCGGTGAAGCTAATACACAAGAAGAAGTAGAAGCAGTACTTAAGGCTGTTGCTGCAGGATTAAGTGTCGTTACAACAGCCTATCAAGATGACTTTTTAATCCCACATGATGTTTTAGAAATGAAACAAGGACAAGATGGGAAACGAAACGTAGCTTTAGTTAAATAA
- a CDS encoding DUF3854 domain-containing protein, translating into MTKLITIGNQELIRVGRDYPCPICGKPDWCLVFADQTKAVCARKIDPDKPQFGSAGTIYELDKNKARKVTFEPSWKSQPLASISTLHKVNSLVIDVLGLTKDHVKHLTSAERGLSVETIALRGYASSTKETRQKQVDTTVSHPATIWEKLFVANGLPKDAWRGVPGFYWNENAKCPIFESKDGILIPCRNSWGQIVGFQVRLDNVSYQAKVNEGFQEGRNARTAKVFQNDDGTFNWYVFAKGSSHELASGTTKETSVKFCSGLELTFKKGQKYVFVSSAYKPEGTSAKSFPHFAYSDDILELARFSDEGKAKVNLMSKVDNLLVTEGLLKGDITASVAKNTRLSQLGSICVISMAGVAAWRPISDFIGKTELKKVKPIYLAFDQDFEDNDSVFERMYDMVKDLVTKQSCTVRALIWPHEKGIDDFLLKASPEEKIRFKTYNL; encoded by the coding sequence ATGACTAAACTAATCACAATTGGAAATCAAGAATTAATTCGCGTAGGACGTGATTACCCTTGTCCTATTTGTGGAAAACCAGATTGGTGTCTGGTTTTTGCAGATCAGACTAAGGCAGTCTGTGCTAGAAAGATTGACCCAGACAAACCACAATTTGGTAGTGCTGGGACGATCTATGAATTGGACAAAAATAAAGCCAGAAAGGTGACTTTTGAACCAAGTTGGAAAAGTCAGCCCTTGGCAAGTATCTCAACACTTCACAAGGTGAACTCTCTTGTGATTGATGTGTTAGGATTGACTAAGGACCATGTCAAGCACTTAACAAGTGCAGAACGAGGTCTTTCTGTTGAGACTATTGCCTTACGTGGATATGCTTCATCGACAAAAGAGACACGGCAGAAGCAGGTTGATACTACAGTATCTCATCCTGCAACTATTTGGGAAAAGCTTTTTGTTGCAAATGGCCTTCCTAAAGATGCATGGCGTGGAGTTCCTGGCTTCTACTGGAACGAAAACGCAAAATGTCCTATTTTTGAATCAAAAGATGGAATCCTAATTCCATGTCGCAATTCATGGGGACAAATTGTAGGCTTTCAAGTACGTCTTGATAACGTTAGTTATCAAGCTAAAGTTAATGAAGGCTTTCAAGAGGGACGAAATGCACGTACTGCTAAGGTCTTCCAAAATGACGATGGGACCTTCAATTGGTATGTGTTTGCTAAAGGTTCATCACATGAACTAGCAAGTGGGACAACTAAGGAAACTAGTGTTAAGTTTTGTTCTGGACTTGAGTTGACTTTTAAAAAAGGACAAAAATATGTCTTTGTATCATCAGCATATAAGCCAGAGGGAACAAGTGCTAAGTCCTTTCCACATTTTGCTTATTCAGATGATATTTTAGAACTAGCACGCTTTTCTGATGAAGGTAAGGCTAAAGTCAATCTTATGAGTAAGGTTGATAACCTTCTAGTTACTGAAGGTCTGCTTAAAGGGGATATCACCGCATCGGTTGCGAAAAACACTCGTCTCTCACAACTGGGTAGCATCTGTGTTATTTCTATGGCAGGAGTAGCAGCATGGCGTCCTATCTCGGACTTTATCGGAAAGACTGAACTCAAAAAGGTTAAACCAATTTATCTTGCATTTGACCAAGACTTTGAGGATAATGACTCGGTATTTGAACGTATGTATGACATGGTTAAAGATCTAGTCACTAAGCAGTCTTGTACAGTTCGTGCTCTAATCTGGCCTCACGAAAAGGGAATCGATGATTTTCTTTTAAAAGCTTCCCCAGAAGAAAAAATTAGATTTAAGACCTATAACCTGTAG
- a CDS encoding SNF2-related protein, whose product MEEQKNNTKTMTKAEKVQDNLSAIKLVKALEADNRLADSAEQEILSNYVGWGGLANDFFDSKINRFAKERDELKSLVTKEEYRAMEMSSLTAYYTSPEIATAMWDKIVESGFKGGNVLDPSMGTGIFFETMPEDIKKNSTLYGIELDTITGAIAKHLHQDATVLVQGFETVNFEGTPFDLVITNVPFADVRIVDKAYDNKPYRIHDYFFKKAIDLVPYHGMVAAITSTGTADKSAGSILPELRRSGTQFLGGVRLPNTAFKDAGTRVVTDILFFQKGAFIPVPDNNIDFWSSDRNKLPFDKRVSLNPYFFQDAICKNPCVLGDYQVRNFNGGTLDLVVDSSFDLASELQEALSKVTVPFEVERLEPRDIILKEEVNHLDQELLASLDIRLNEYACDKNGRVYYRDNTSIRPSSRAAEMIFYQDEQGQFVKYDDKYKEEAILDFEAAVEADPNIVTNTWVSQTPSKAAKSKGLYKGIYFYETPLTDTENKRIRGMVAIKNAYQAIIDIQMTTDYDEGKFKQLLATLNQAYDTFKKKYGYINQAVNARLFDRDDRYPLIASLELEELDENDSSKVVFVKSDAFKKPTIRPKKHLHQVMSAVEALNVSLSEGRGVDLNLMSSVYPDVSEDMMISELGETVMIDVERYSDDKTVHYVTKDKFLSGDVLTKRDCINSLIEEGDTQADWERYLELILSVVPEPVVLSDIDFSIGSSWIPGNVVSQWVFSNLLDEPVGLHSDEAKSLLVKSRIGRGFNERLLNRYIHRQSNLRLGLRDEYNKSYSHATDIVAHLLTSNQPTIMRNFGTTENPQRKVDEVATANLRECERVLQESFKNFIHENPTVQEVIEDTYNEVFNRYVTRQYDGSLLEFDGLAKGVELRPHQKNAVQRILEERRALLAHEVGTGKTLTMISAAFKMKELGLIHKPLFVVPSSLTAQFGQEIMRFYPTKKVFVTTEQDFEKSRRRLFVSRILTSDYDGIVIGHSQFEKVRVSQEREQAFISEKIDELDEIISYAKANDDRITFKQAQSMRRSLEANLETLLENKTGIDEFINFESLGIDMLFVDEAHGYKNVRPMTRLGNVAGITNRTSKKNMDMEMKVRVLQEEHDTRHVVFATGTPVSNSISEMYTMMNYLQPDVMEHFGVSFFDAWVGAFGIVENSLELNPTGDKYISRKRFAKFMNLPELMAIYRQTADIQMTEDLNLPVPMVEKVAVESQLTDNQKVYLDELVERSDRVKNGSVDPSVDNMLKITSEARKLALDMRLLDAKLYVRADADKLMQVVERVDKIYHKEAKHKGTQMIFSDLGTPNGKGFSVYQELKDLLVERGIPEEEIAFIHDAANKKAKLKLQRQMNAGEIRILMASTEKGGTGLNVQRRMKAVHHLDVPWKPSDIIQRNGRLVRQGNIYRKVNIFHYITKGSFDNYLWQIQETKLRYITQIMTSRTPMRASEDIDEQTLSASEFKAIATGNPYLKLKMELDNEFELLSNRRKAWKRYIALSQKRIKQALKDKENYEKKLSLLVQDKELAEKTKPWKEVVEKEDGKKYEVEHNPFVMTFEPDGYEATKKDVAGNQLNYAMQMNVASDPLHMKMTTLAHYRGFVLRALEQKSPWQPERMLDLHIIGQNSYAVRLDFASGIGTIQRINNVIDGMDKQAKLLQENIDRCSETIKRGEAADVFADQARLDYVSAKRAIVNPLIEVEDESKKPTVEQIEEVINAFESQYKADHPEMDEDSDVKVSSITEEYSASYNPDEESELVEVIDESVDEAEAAFEEEVVVAQETVEETTHVVVSQEVLDMADVFLESISALFGMTEEHNDNVSTEVVTETSVNEVVEVEVYEEISLFDFV is encoded by the coding sequence ATGGAAGAACAAAAAAATAATACTAAAACAATGACAAAAGCAGAAAAGGTTCAAGATAACCTTTCTGCCATTAAACTTGTGAAAGCACTCGAAGCAGATAACCGTCTAGCCGATAGTGCAGAACAAGAAATTCTCTCTAACTATGTTGGTTGGGGAGGACTTGCTAACGATTTCTTTGATAGTAAGATTAATCGTTTTGCAAAAGAACGTGATGAGCTAAAAAGTCTTGTCACTAAAGAAGAATATCGTGCGATGGAAATGAGCTCCCTTACGGCTTACTACACAAGTCCAGAGATTGCTACTGCAATGTGGGATAAGATTGTAGAAAGTGGTTTTAAAGGAGGTAATGTTCTTGATCCATCAATGGGTACTGGTATCTTCTTTGAAACAATGCCAGAGGATATCAAGAAGAATTCTACTCTTTATGGAATTGAACTTGATACCATTACTGGTGCTATTGCTAAACACCTTCATCAAGATGCTACTGTTTTAGTCCAAGGATTTGAAACAGTAAACTTTGAAGGGACACCATTTGACTTGGTCATTACGAATGTTCCATTTGCGGATGTTCGCATTGTCGATAAAGCTTATGATAATAAACCTTATCGTATTCATGATTACTTCTTTAAGAAAGCTATCGATTTGGTACCCTATCATGGGATGGTTGCTGCTATCACTTCAACTGGTACTGCAGATAAGAGTGCTGGTTCAATTCTGCCAGAACTCCGTCGTAGCGGAACTCAGTTTTTAGGTGGTGTCCGCTTACCAAATACTGCTTTTAAAGATGCTGGAACACGAGTGGTAACAGATATCCTATTTTTCCAAAAAGGAGCTTTTATCCCTGTTCCCGATAATAATATTGACTTCTGGTCTTCAGATAGAAATAAACTCCCCTTTGATAAACGTGTCTCGCTCAATCCCTATTTCTTCCAGGATGCTATTTGTAAAAATCCTTGTGTCCTAGGTGATTATCAGGTACGTAATTTCAATGGTGGAACACTGGATCTTGTGGTAGATAGCTCTTTTGATTTAGCTTCAGAGCTTCAAGAAGCACTATCAAAAGTAACCGTGCCTTTCGAAGTGGAGAGACTAGAACCTCGTGATATTATCCTTAAAGAAGAAGTGAATCATCTTGACCAAGAATTACTTGCTTCACTTGATATTCGATTGAACGAGTATGCTTGTGATAAAAATGGGCGTGTCTATTATCGTGATAACACGTCTATCCGTCCTAGCTCACGCGCAGCGGAAATGATTTTTTATCAAGACGAACAAGGACAGTTCGTAAAATATGATGATAAATACAAAGAAGAGGCCATTTTAGACTTTGAAGCAGCAGTAGAAGCAGACCCTAATATTGTTACGAATACATGGGTAAGTCAAACACCTTCTAAAGCAGCTAAAAGTAAAGGGCTTTACAAAGGTATTTATTTCTATGAAACACCCCTTACGGATACAGAAAACAAGCGTATCCGTGGCATGGTTGCTATCAAAAATGCTTATCAAGCCATTATTGATATTCAAATGACGACAGACTATGATGAAGGTAAATTCAAACAACTGCTTGCAACACTTAATCAAGCCTACGATACTTTCAAGAAGAAGTATGGCTATATCAATCAAGCGGTGAATGCTCGCCTCTTTGACCGAGATGATCGTTATCCTCTTATCGCTAGTCTTGAATTAGAGGAGTTGGACGAGAATGACAGCTCAAAGGTAGTTTTTGTGAAGTCAGATGCTTTTAAAAAGCCAACTATTCGTCCTAAAAAACACCTCCATCAAGTGATGTCAGCAGTAGAAGCCTTGAATGTATCGCTTTCGGAAGGTCGTGGCGTTGATTTGAATCTCATGAGTTCTGTTTATCCAGATGTCTCAGAAGACATGATGATTTCAGAACTAGGTGAGACAGTGATGATTGATGTGGAACGCTATAGTGATGATAAGACGGTACACTATGTTACTAAGGATAAATTCCTTTCAGGTGATGTGCTCACTAAACGTGATTGTATTAACTCCCTTATTGAAGAAGGAGATACACAAGCGGATTGGGAACGTTATTTGGAATTGATTTTATCTGTTGTACCAGAACCAGTTGTCTTATCTGATATTGATTTCAGTATTGGTTCTAGCTGGATTCCTGGTAACGTCGTTTCTCAATGGGTGTTTAGTAACCTTTTGGATGAACCAGTTGGTCTCCATTCTGATGAAGCTAAATCGCTATTAGTGAAATCCAGAATTGGACGAGGTTTCAACGAACGATTGTTAAACCGCTATATTCATCGTCAATCTAACCTACGTTTAGGTTTACGTGATGAGTACAATAAAAGCTACTCACACGCAACAGATATTGTGGCTCACTTGCTTACAAGTAATCAACCAACTATCATGCGTAACTTCGGTACGACTGAAAACCCGCAACGTAAGGTGGATGAAGTGGCTACAGCAAACCTACGTGAGTGTGAACGTGTGCTACAAGAGAGTTTTAAAAACTTTATTCATGAAAACCCAACAGTCCAAGAAGTGATTGAAGATACCTACAATGAAGTCTTTAATCGCTATGTAACACGTCAATATGACGGTAGTCTCTTGGAATTTGATGGCTTGGCTAAAGGTGTAGAGCTTCGCCCTCACCAAAAGAATGCCGTCCAACGTATTCTTGAAGAGAGACGTGCACTCCTCGCTCACGAAGTAGGTACTGGAAAGACACTAACTATGATTTCAGCAGCTTTCAAAATGAAAGAGCTTGGGCTTATTCATAAACCATTGTTTGTGGTTCCGTCTAGTCTAACAGCACAATTTGGTCAAGAAATTATGCGTTTCTATCCTACCAAGAAAGTGTTTGTTACGACTGAGCAGGATTTTGAAAAGTCACGTCGTCGCTTGTTCGTTTCTCGTATTCTAACTAGCGACTATGATGGTATTGTGATTGGGCATTCTCAATTTGAGAAAGTTCGTGTCTCACAAGAACGTGAACAAGCCTTTATTTCTGAAAAGATTGATGAGCTTGATGAGATCATTAGTTACGCAAAAGCTAATGACGACAGAATCACATTCAAGCAAGCACAATCTATGCGTAGAAGTCTTGAGGCAAACTTAGAAACGTTGCTTGAGAACAAGACTGGTATTGATGAGTTTATCAACTTTGAAAGCCTTGGTATTGATATGCTCTTTGTTGATGAGGCTCACGGGTACAAGAATGTCCGTCCTATGACACGTTTGGGGAACGTTGCTGGTATTACCAACCGTACCTCAAAAAAGAATATGGATATGGAAATGAAGGTGCGCGTGCTTCAAGAAGAGCATGATACACGTCATGTTGTTTTTGCGACTGGTACGCCTGTTTCCAACTCTATCAGTGAAATGTATACCATGATGAATTACCTTCAACCAGATGTTATGGAACATTTCGGTGTAAGTTTCTTTGACGCTTGGGTTGGTGCATTTGGGATTGTTGAGAATAGTCTCGAGCTTAATCCTACTGGAGATAAGTACATCTCACGTAAACGCTTTGCTAAATTTATGAATCTCCCTGAGCTGATGGCAATTTACCGTCAGACTGCAGATATCCAAATGACTGAAGACCTTAATCTTCCAGTTCCTATGGTAGAAAAGGTAGCGGTTGAGAGTCAGTTGACTGATAACCAAAAGGTTTATTTGGACGAGCTTGTAGAACGCTCAGACCGAGTTAAAAATGGGAGTGTAGATCCTAGTGTAGATAACATGCTCAAAATCACTAGTGAAGCCAGAAAGTTGGCTTTAGATATGCGTTTGCTTGATGCAAAGCTCTATGTAAGAGCTGATGCAGATAAACTCATGCAAGTGGTTGAGCGCGTGGATAAGATTTATCACAAGGAAGCTAAGCATAAAGGGACACAGATGATTTTCTCTGACCTAGGAACTCCTAATGGCAAGGGTTTCTCTGTTTACCAAGAGTTGAAAGATTTGCTTGTTGAACGTGGGATTCCAGAAGAAGAGATTGCTTTTATTCACGATGCTGCTAACAAAAAGGCTAAGCTCAAACTTCAACGTCAAATGAATGCTGGTGAGATTCGTATTCTCATGGCTTCAACGGAAAAAGGGGGAACCGGTCTTAACGTACAACGTCGTATGAAAGCTGTTCATCATCTCGATGTGCCTTGGAAACCGTCTGACATTATCCAACGTAATGGACGCTTGGTTCGTCAAGGAAATATTTATCGGAAGGTAAATATTTTCCACTATATCACCAAGGGAAGTTTTGATAACTACCTTTGGCAGATTCAAGAAACAAAGCTCCGTTATATTACGCAAATCATGACCAGTCGTACACCGATGCGAGCTTCAGAGGATATTGACGAGCAAACACTTTCAGCCTCTGAATTTAAAGCCATTGCGACAGGCAATCCATATCTTAAACTTAAGATGGAACTTGATAACGAATTTGAGTTGTTGTCTAATCGTCGTAAGGCTTGGAAACGTTATATTGCTTTGTCTCAAAAACGTATTAAGCAAGCCCTTAAAGATAAGGAAAATTACGAGAAGAAACTTTCTCTATTAGTCCAGGATAAAGAGCTTGCAGAAAAGACAAAACCTTGGAAAGAAGTGGTTGAAAAAGAAGATGGTAAGAAATATGAGGTTGAACATAACCCATTTGTTATGACATTTGAACCAGATGGATACGAAGCAACTAAGAAAGATGTTGCAGGTAATCAACTGAACTATGCTATGCAAATGAATGTTGCCTCTGATCCACTACATATGAAAATGACAACCCTTGCTCATTATCGTGGTTTTGTCCTTCGTGCGTTGGAACAAAAATCACCTTGGCAACCAGAACGCATGCTTGACTTGCATATTATTGGTCAAAATAGCTATGCTGTTCGTCTAGACTTTGCGAGTGGTATTGGGACTATCCAGCGTATCAACAATGTTATTGATGGTATGGATAAACAAGCCAAACTCTTACAGGAAAACATTGACCGTTGTTCAGAAACTATTAAGCGAGGAGAAGCTGCAGATGTTTTTGCAGATCAAGCTCGTCTTGACTATGTATCAGCTAAACGTGCCATTGTTAATCCTCTTATCGAAGTCGAGGACGAGTCTAAGAAGCCTACTGTAGAGCAAATTGAAGAAGTTATCAATGCTTTCGAATCACAGTACAAGGCAGACCATCCAGAGATGGATGAGGACTCTGATGTAAAAGTTAGCTCAATCACTGAGGAATATAGTGCTAGCTATAATCCTGATGAAGAAAGCGAACTTGTTGAAGTTATCGATGAGTCAGTAGATGAAGCAGAGGCTGCCTTCGAGGAAGAAGTAGTAGTTGCTCAAGAAACCGTTGAAGAAACGACTCATGTTGTTGTTTCACAAGAAGTTCTTGATATGGCTGATGTCTTCCTAGAAAGTATTTCTGCACTCTTTGGAATGACTGAAGAACATAATGACAATGTTTCTACAGAGGTAGTTACTGAAACCTCTGTTAATGAGGTAGTAGAAGTAGAAGTCTACGAAGAAATTTCACTATTTGATTTCGTTTAA
- a CDS encoding PcfJ domain-containing protein, translated as MTKEMTIQEIVDNRLKVPNGFFKWAMNDFPIYEWTNKSRTIISSDRKKFSKKVTKRLSLNSRLTFVGDTFYYVWMGVTKKRIEMQMYSVTQSFEKGKEKFKVRLYNFYQLANNKIVKAHRDPFLSAQKGKDIYRSGFQNQRNALFFGSGAFSVYTLYGDMESLIQKLQTKSELRYLDFGQVIKDNFEISLVLPHLYKYRERIEFAQKIKARGIVKDLVGSTFYRSYYSYSLGHKHTNMGKATMNFLKRNKPYLKNTDINVEKAFFEEDLRRRYGRTFEGLYELIINAMISDKKPLIKRLESIIPSTVKPIRFINWMMKNNISLRDYEDYQEMVEALGIPFDGDYVVIPKNWENKHTEVVENYSALLENQQARGTYLRVTNAVRDLREEKQRLEDEKKEAKLKIETAKRLTNMMKAQTAFDKYAFIFPKDESEIVKEGKTLHHCVGSYAKKHFVYGTSIIVFVRDKTDRETPLYTLELKNNRIIQLKGERNKSADEEAKKEAEQFLAHCGKLNIQF; from the coding sequence ATGACAAAAGAAATGACTATTCAAGAAATCGTTGACAATCGTCTAAAAGTTCCTAACGGATTTTTCAAGTGGGCGATGAATGATTTTCCTATCTATGAATGGACTAATAAGTCCAGGACAATTATCTCTTCAGACCGAAAAAAATTTTCGAAAAAGGTTACAAAACGCTTATCACTTAACAGCCGTTTAACCTTTGTAGGTGATACTTTTTACTATGTCTGGATGGGAGTCACAAAGAAACGCATTGAAATGCAGATGTATTCTGTGACTCAATCCTTCGAAAAAGGAAAAGAAAAGTTCAAAGTCAGACTTTACAACTTTTATCAGCTTGCCAACAATAAGATTGTTAAAGCACACCGGGATCCATTTCTTTCAGCCCAAAAAGGTAAAGATATCTATAGAAGTGGATTCCAAAATCAGAGGAATGCTCTCTTTTTTGGTTCTGGTGCATTTAGTGTCTATACGCTTTATGGGGATATGGAAAGTCTTATTCAGAAATTACAAACAAAGTCTGAGTTGAGATATTTAGATTTTGGACAAGTGATTAAAGATAATTTTGAGATAAGCTTAGTGCTACCTCATCTTTATAAATATAGAGAGCGTATTGAATTCGCTCAAAAAATCAAGGCGCGTGGAATCGTCAAAGATTTGGTAGGGTCTACGTTTTATAGATCATATTACTCATATAGTCTTGGGCACAAGCATACAAATATGGGGAAGGCTACCATGAACTTTCTTAAAAGGAATAAACCGTATCTAAAAAATACGGATATAAATGTTGAAAAGGCATTTTTCGAGGAAGATTTGCGTAGACGATATGGTCGAACCTTCGAGGGGTTATATGAGTTGATTATAAACGCTATGATTTCTGACAAGAAGCCACTAATTAAGCGTTTGGAAAGTATCATACCATCCACTGTGAAACCAATTCGTTTTATTAACTGGATGATGAAAAACAATATCTCCCTTCGTGATTATGAGGACTATCAAGAAATGGTAGAAGCTCTGGGAATTCCATTTGATGGAGATTATGTAGTTATCCCAAAAAATTGGGAAAACAAACATACAGAGGTCGTAGAAAATTATTCAGCTCTTCTCGAGAATCAACAAGCACGTGGTACATATTTACGTGTAACTAATGCTGTCAGAGATTTGAGAGAAGAGAAACAACGCCTTGAGGACGAAAAGAAAGAGGCGAAGTTGAAGATTGAAACAGCTAAACGTTTGACAAACATGATGAAGGCTCAGACCGCATTTGACAAGTATGCTTTTATCTTTCCTAAAGACGAAAGTGAAATTGTCAAAGAAGGCAAAACCCTACATCATTGTGTTGGAAGTTATGCAAAAAAACACTTTGTCTACGGAACTTCTATTATTGTCTTTGTTCGTGATAAAACTGACAGAGAAACCCCTCTCTATACTCTTGAATTGAAAAACAATAGGATCATTCAACTGAAAGGAGAAAGGAACAAATCCGCAGATGAAGAGGCAAAGAAAGAAGCAGAACAATTTTTAGCCCATTGTGGAAAGCTTAACATTCAGTTTTAG
- a CDS encoding GTP pyrophosphokinase — MEKYKLVTDINKVERLISEINTIHKKYSEEYFESGKLAKVNLKHTFVKVPVDEILKYRLNLHESINDYLMVADVSDISYFYRVKTSESILDKIEHFTKRPEGYPVNSVLNDIFGARVILPTSVITEVVNRLDDWKEEYGLKNWYLKDTEDYTGIYVYFKNGSNFSYPWELQIWDKNDISRNIESHKRHKRDFARKLDNNN; from the coding sequence ATGGAGAAGTATAAGCTTGTGACAGATATCAATAAAGTAGAGCGACTGATCTCTGAAATCAACACCATTCATAAAAAGTACTCAGAAGAGTATTTTGAAAGTGGTAAACTTGCTAAAGTTAATCTTAAGCACACTTTTGTTAAGGTGCCAGTTGATGAGATTCTAAAATATCGTTTGAATCTGCACGAGTCAATCAACGATTATTTGATGGTAGCAGATGTCAGCGATATTAGTTACTTCTATCGAGTGAAAACATCTGAATCTATTTTAGATAAGATTGAGCATTTTACTAAAAGACCCGAAGGGTATCCAGTAAATTCAGTTTTAAATGATATTTTTGGAGCACGTGTCATTTTGCCAACATCTGTCATTACTGAAGTGGTGAATCGTTTAGATGATTGGAAGGAAGAATACGGTCTTAAAAATTGGTATTTAAAGGATACAGAAGACTACACTGGTATCTATGTCTATTTCAAAAACGGAAGTAATTTTTCTTATCCTTGGGAATTACAAATCTGGGATAAGAATGATATTTCTCGAAATATAGAGAGTCACAAACGCCATAAACGAGATTTCGCAAGGAAACTTGATAACAATAATTAG
- a CDS encoding type A2 lanthipeptide, giving the protein MNAMKNSKDILNNAIEEVSEKELMEVAGGKRGPGWIATITDDCPNSIFVCC; this is encoded by the coding sequence ATGAATGCCATGAAAAACTCAAAAGATATTTTGAACAATGCTATCGAAGAAGTTTCTGAAAAAGAACTCATGGAAGTAGCTGGTGGTAAAAGAGGTCCAGGTTGGATTGCAACTATTACTGATGACTGTCCGAACTCGATATTCGTTTGTTGTTAA